In Yersinia enterocolitica subsp. enterocolitica, one DNA window encodes the following:
- the selA gene encoding L-seryl-tRNA(Sec) selenium transferase, with amino-acid sequence MSAEPHHLYSQLPAIDSLLRAPEMAPLLDEYGAALLTENLRLMQAEAREYIRQFHTLADWCADWPAALRHRLNQRQPALKPVFNLSGTVLHTNLGRAPLAESAIAAVTDAMRGAVTLEYSLSGAGRGHRDRAVADLLCELTGAEDACIVNNNAAAVFLMLTVMAAGKQVVVSRGELVEIGGAFRIPDVMRQAGCELVEVGTTNRTHLKDYRQAISEHTGLLMKVHTSNYSIEGFTASVAEQQLAALGHEFAIPTATDLGSGSLVDMTRYGLPAEPMPQQLIAAGVDLVTFSGDKLLGGPQAGIILGKKQWIDQLQQHPLKRVLRADKMTLAALDATLRLYQQPDRLTELLPTMRLLTRPAQDIAESAQRVLAALNSSYGAEFTLAVESCWSQIGSGSLPVDRLPSWAVTFTPKEGSGSALEALTARWRGLAKPIIGRVADERLWLDLRCLEDEAALLRELAP; translated from the coding sequence ATGAGCGCAGAACCCCATCACCTTTACAGTCAGTTACCCGCCATAGACAGCTTGCTGCGAGCGCCAGAAATGGCCCCTTTGCTGGATGAATATGGCGCAGCCTTGTTAACTGAAAACCTGCGTTTGATGCAGGCTGAAGCCCGTGAATATATCCGTCAATTCCATACGTTGGCTGATTGGTGTGCGGACTGGCCTGCGGCTTTACGTCATCGACTGAACCAACGTCAACCCGCATTAAAACCCGTCTTTAACCTCTCCGGCACCGTTTTACACACCAATCTAGGGCGAGCACCTTTAGCGGAATCCGCTATTGCTGCGGTAACTGATGCCATGCGCGGCGCGGTTACCCTCGAATATTCCCTGAGTGGTGCAGGTCGTGGCCATCGTGATCGCGCGGTAGCCGATTTACTCTGCGAACTGACTGGAGCGGAAGATGCCTGCATCGTTAATAATAATGCTGCTGCGGTATTTTTGATGCTGACTGTCATGGCTGCCGGGAAGCAGGTGGTGGTTTCTCGGGGTGAATTGGTGGAAATTGGCGGCGCTTTTCGTATCCCGGATGTGATGCGTCAGGCTGGTTGTGAGCTGGTTGAGGTGGGTACCACCAACCGCACTCATCTAAAAGATTACCGTCAGGCCATTAGCGAACATACTGGTTTGCTGATGAAAGTGCATACCAGCAATTACAGTATTGAGGGCTTTACGGCCTCGGTGGCGGAGCAGCAACTGGCTGCGTTAGGGCATGAATTTGCGATTCCGACCGCAACAGATCTGGGCAGTGGTTCGCTGGTGGATATGACCCGCTACGGCTTACCGGCGGAACCGATGCCGCAGCAGTTAATTGCAGCGGGCGTCGATTTGGTGACTTTTTCAGGGGATAAGCTGCTCGGTGGCCCTCAGGCAGGGATCATTCTCGGCAAAAAGCAGTGGATTGATCAATTGCAGCAGCATCCGCTCAAGCGGGTGCTTCGGGCCGATAAAATGACACTGGCTGCACTGGATGCGACCTTGCGCCTTTATCAGCAACCCGATCGTTTGACCGAATTGTTACCGACAATGCGGCTGCTAACTCGTCCGGCGCAAGATATTGCCGAGAGTGCGCAGCGGGTGCTGGCCGCCTTAAATAGCAGCTATGGCGCTGAGTTTACGCTGGCGGTTGAGTCATGCTGGTCGCAGATTGGCAGTGGTTCATTACCGGTAGACCGGTTACCCAGTTGGGCGGTAACATTTACCCCTAAAGAGGGCAGCGGAAGTGCGCTGGAAGCACTCACTGCGCGCTGGCGTGGTTTGGCTAAACCGATCATTGGCCGCGTGGCAGATGAGCGTTTATGGTTGGATTTGCGCTGTCTGGAGGATGAAGCGGCGTTGCTCAGGGAGTTGGCACCATGA
- the fdhE gene encoding formate dehydrogenase accessory protein FdhE: MSIRIVPKDQLGKQSEKGTTAGNIPPLLFANLKSLYTRRTERLQQLALDNPLADYLDFAAKITQAQQKALHDHPLVLDMQAELAQSAASGKPPLDLSVFPRTDHWRKLLSALIAELRHDAPDHIVAVLDNLDKASVHELELYADALLNREFAQIGSEKAPFIWAALSLYWAQMASQIPGKARAEYGEHRQFCPVCGSIPVSSVVHIGTQNGLRYLHCNLCESEWHVVRIKCSNCEQTRDLNYWSLDTELAAVKAESCGDCGTYLKILYQEKDPMVEAVADDLASLILDAKMEGEGFARSSINPFLFPGE, from the coding sequence ATGAGTATTCGCATTGTCCCTAAAGATCAATTAGGTAAACAGAGCGAAAAAGGTACAACGGCGGGGAATATCCCGCCGTTACTTTTCGCGAATTTAAAAAGCCTGTATACCCGGCGCACCGAACGTTTACAGCAGTTAGCGCTGGATAATCCACTGGCTGACTATCTGGATTTTGCTGCCAAAATTACCCAAGCGCAGCAAAAAGCGCTGCATGACCATCCGCTGGTATTGGATATGCAGGCTGAGTTGGCACAATCTGCGGCCAGTGGTAAACCGCCGCTAGATTTGAGTGTTTTTCCGCGCACGGATCACTGGCGCAAGCTGTTATCAGCATTGATTGCCGAGTTACGCCATGATGCCCCCGACCATATCGTGGCGGTGCTGGATAATCTGGATAAGGCATCAGTACATGAGTTGGAATTGTACGCAGATGCACTGTTAAACCGCGAGTTTGCACAGATTGGCAGCGAAAAAGCGCCATTTATCTGGGCTGCGCTATCCTTGTATTGGGCGCAGATGGCGAGCCAAATTCCTGGCAAAGCGCGGGCTGAATATGGTGAACATCGCCAATTCTGCCCAGTGTGCGGCAGTATTCCGGTTTCCAGTGTGGTACATATCGGTACGCAAAACGGTTTACGTTATTTGCACTGCAACTTGTGTGAAAGCGAGTGGCATGTGGTGCGGATTAAATGCAGTAATTGTGAGCAGACCCGTGATTTGAACTACTGGTCGCTAGACACCGAATTAGCCGCCGTGAAAGCGGAAAGTTGTGGTGATTGTGGCACTTACCTGAAAATCTTATATCAGGAAAAAGACCCGATGGTAGAAGCGGTGGCAGATGATTTGGCCTCGTTGATTCTTGATGCCAAGATGGAAGGCGAAGGGTTTGCCCGTAGCAGTATTAATCCCTTTTTGTTTCCCGGGGAATAA
- the fdoI gene encoding formate dehydrogenase cytochrome b556 subunit gives MRKEKRIQRYSAPERINHWIVAFCFILAAISGLGFFFPSFNWLMNIFGTPQLARILHPFAGVIMFAAFLIMFFRYWKHNLINKEDLEWAKNIHKIAMNEEVGDTGRYNFGQKCVFWAAIISLVLLLASGVVIWRPYFAPSFPIPLIRLALLVHSLAAVGLIIVIMVHIYAALWVKGTITAMVEGWVPAAWAKKHHPRWYREVNAKRQLQNKQEEKP, from the coding sequence ATGAGAAAAGAAAAGCGTATCCAGCGCTACAGTGCGCCGGAGCGAATCAATCACTGGATAGTGGCTTTTTGTTTTATATTAGCTGCCATCAGTGGTCTGGGGTTCTTCTTCCCATCATTTAACTGGTTGATGAATATTTTTGGTACGCCGCAGTTGGCGCGCATCCTTCACCCCTTCGCTGGGGTGATTATGTTCGCTGCCTTCCTCATCATGTTTTTCCGTTACTGGAAACATAACTTGATCAACAAGGAAGACCTGGAGTGGGCTAAAAATATCCATAAAATTGCCATGAATGAGGAAGTGGGTGACACGGGGCGCTATAATTTTGGTCAGAAATGCGTATTCTGGGCTGCTATTATCAGCTTGGTGTTATTGCTGGCCAGTGGCGTGGTAATTTGGCGGCCTTATTTTGCGCCCTCTTTCCCGATCCCACTGATTCGTCTGGCGCTGTTGGTGCATTCGTTGGCCGCGGTAGGATTGATTATCGTGATTATGGTGCATATTTATGCCGCCCTGTGGGTGAAAGGCACCATTACCGCGATGGTAGAAGGCTGGGTACCCGCAGCATGGGCTAAAAAGCACCATCCGCGTTGGTATCGCGAGGTCAATGCCAAAAGGCAGCTTCAGAACAAACAGGAAGAGAAACCCTGA
- the fdxH gene encoding formate dehydrogenase subunit beta has product MSLQTQDIIRRSGTNSLTPPPQDRNHQQEVAKLIDVTTCIGCKACQVACSEWNDIRDEVGHNVGVYDNPADLTAKSWTVMRFSEVEDEESGKLEWLIRKDGCMHCADPGCLKACPSEGAIIQYANGIVDFQSEHCIGCGYCIAGCPFDVPRMNKDDNRVYKCTLCVDRVGVGQEPACVKTCPTGAIHFGTKEAMKEVAAGRVSELKTRGFDNAGLYDPAGVGGTHVMYVLHHADKPQLYHGLPENPTISPTVTFWKGIWKPLAAIGFAATFAASIFHYVGVGPNRVEEEENEDDKPDSAPSDTASKAPEPTTAEHSDDGETRK; this is encoded by the coding sequence ATGTCACTGCAAACTCAAGACATTATCCGGCGCTCTGGCACCAATTCCCTTACGCCGCCGCCACAGGATCGTAACCACCAGCAAGAGGTGGCCAAGCTTATCGACGTCACCACCTGTATCGGCTGTAAAGCCTGTCAGGTGGCCTGTTCGGAGTGGAACGACATTCGTGATGAAGTGGGCCATAACGTCGGGGTGTACGATAACCCTGCCGATTTAACCGCCAAGTCATGGACAGTAATGCGTTTTTCTGAAGTTGAAGACGAAGAGAGCGGCAAGCTGGAGTGGCTGATCCGTAAGGATGGCTGCATGCATTGCGCTGATCCGGGCTGTTTGAAAGCCTGTCCGTCAGAAGGCGCTATCATTCAGTATGCGAATGGTATTGTCGACTTCCAGTCAGAGCACTGTATCGGTTGTGGTTACTGCATCGCTGGTTGCCCGTTTGATGTCCCGCGCATGAACAAAGACGACAATCGGGTGTACAAATGTACTCTGTGCGTCGATCGCGTCGGTGTAGGTCAGGAACCTGCCTGTGTGAAAACCTGCCCGACTGGAGCGATTCACTTTGGTACCAAAGAAGCGATGAAAGAAGTGGCCGCCGGCCGGGTTAGCGAACTGAAAACGCGCGGCTTTGATAACGCCGGGTTATATGACCCAGCGGGTGTTGGGGGCACCCACGTGATGTATGTGCTGCATCATGCGGATAAACCACAGCTTTATCATGGTTTGCCGGAGAACCCGACCATCAGCCCGACGGTCACTTTCTGGAAAGGCATCTGGAAACCACTGGCCGCGATTGGCTTTGCCGCGACCTTTGCCGCCAGTATCTTCCACTACGTGGGTGTCGGCCCGAACCGGGTTGAAGAAGAAGAGAACGAAGACGATAAACCGGATTCCGCGCCTTCCGATACTGCATCCAAGGCTCCTGAGCCTACCACCGCTGAACACTCAGACGACGGGGAGACGCGGAAATGA
- the fdnG gene encoding formate dehydrogenase-N subunit alpha — MQVSRRQFFKICAGGMAGTTVAALGFTPSVALAETRNYKLLRARETRNTCTYCSVGCGLLMYSLGDGAKNAKESIFHIEGDPDHPVNRGALCPKGAGLVDFIHSESRLKYPEYRAPGSDKWQRITWNDAFDRIAKLMKEDRDANFIKTNDAGVTVNRWLSTGMLCASASSNETGYLTQKFSRALGMLAVDNQARVUHGPTVASLAPTFGRGAMTNHWVDIKNADLIIVMGGNAAEAHPVGFRWAMEAKIHNNAKLLVIDPRFTRTASVADFYTPIRSGSDIAFLSGVLLYLMTNNKINREYVEAYTNASLLVREDYTFDEGLFSGYDAENRKYDKTTWNYQLDENGFAKRDVTLQDPRCVWNLLKEHVSRYTPEVVSNICGTPKEDFLQVCEYLAETSASNKTATFLYALGWTQHSVGAQNIRTMAMIQLLLGNMGMAGGGINALRGHSNIQGLTDLGLLSQSLPGYLNLPSEKQPDIDTYLKANTPKTLLPGQVNYWSNYPKFFISLMKSFYGDKAQKENGWGYDWLPKWDKGYDVLQYFEMMSQGKVNGYICQGFNPVASFPNKNKVVASLSKLKFLVTIDPLNTETANFWQNHGEFNEVDPSKIQTEVFRLPSTCFAEENGSIVNSSRWLQWHWKGADAPGEALNDGAILAGIFSRLRDMYRREGGAVPEQVLNMTWDYLTPDNPEPEEVAQESNGKALADITDADGKVLVKKGEQLSTFAHLRDDGTTASGCWIFAGSWTPAGNQMARRDNADPSGLGNTLGWAWAWPLNRRILYNRASADPQGKPWDPKRQLLEWDGAKWGGVDIPDYSAAAPGSDVGPFIMQPEGMGRLFAIDKMAEGPFPEHYEPFETPLGTNPLHPNVISNPAARVFKDDLAAMGSHEQFPYVGTTYRLTEHFHYWTKHALLNAIAQPEQFVEIGEKLAAKKGIKQGDTVKVSSNRGYIKAKAVVTKRIRTLNVHGQEVDTIGIPIHWGYEGVAKKGFIANTLTPFVGDANTQTPEFKAFLVNVEKV, encoded by the coding sequence ATGCAGGTCAGCAGAAGGCAGTTCTTTAAGATCTGCGCTGGCGGTATGGCAGGAACCACGGTCGCGGCACTTGGCTTTACGCCGTCGGTGGCGCTGGCGGAAACGCGCAATTATAAGTTGCTGCGCGCCCGTGAAACGCGGAATACCTGCACATATTGCTCCGTCGGTTGCGGGCTTTTGATGTATAGCCTCGGCGATGGTGCTAAAAACGCCAAAGAGAGTATTTTCCACATTGAAGGGGACCCGGATCATCCGGTCAACCGTGGTGCGCTGTGCCCTAAAGGTGCGGGGCTGGTGGATTTTATTCACAGCGAAAGCCGCTTGAAATACCCAGAATATCGCGCGCCAGGTTCAGACAAATGGCAGCGAATCACTTGGAATGATGCATTTGACCGCATTGCCAAGCTGATGAAAGAAGACCGGGACGCTAATTTCATTAAGACCAACGATGCGGGCGTGACCGTCAACCGTTGGCTGAGTACCGGTATGCTGTGTGCTTCTGCATCCAGTAATGAGACGGGTTATCTGACCCAGAAATTTAGTCGCGCTCTCGGCATGCTTGCCGTAGACAACCAAGCACGTGTCTGACACGGACCAACGGTAGCAAGTCTTGCTCCAACATTTGGTCGCGGTGCGATGACCAACCACTGGGTTGACATCAAGAACGCAGACTTAATTATCGTCATGGGCGGTAATGCGGCAGAAGCGCATCCGGTGGGGTTCCGCTGGGCGATGGAAGCCAAAATCCACAACAATGCCAAGTTGCTGGTGATAGACCCACGCTTTACCCGTACTGCATCGGTGGCTGACTTCTACACGCCCATCCGTTCCGGTAGCGATATTGCGTTCCTGTCCGGCGTGTTGTTGTATCTGATGACCAACAACAAAATTAATCGCGAATACGTCGAAGCTTATACCAACGCCAGCTTGCTGGTGCGGGAAGACTATACCTTTGATGAGGGTTTATTCAGTGGTTATGACGCCGAAAACCGCAAATACGATAAAACCACCTGGAATTACCAGTTGGATGAAAACGGCTTTGCCAAACGCGATGTCACATTACAAGACCCGCGCTGTGTGTGGAACTTGCTGAAAGAACACGTCAGCCGTTACACGCCAGAGGTGGTTTCCAACATCTGCGGTACGCCAAAAGAAGATTTCTTGCAGGTTTGCGAATATCTCGCCGAAACCAGTGCGTCCAATAAAACTGCCACGTTCCTGTATGCGCTGGGCTGGACACAGCACTCGGTTGGTGCGCAGAACATCCGCACTATGGCGATGATCCAGTTGCTGCTGGGCAATATGGGGATGGCAGGGGGCGGTATTAACGCCTTGCGCGGTCACTCTAATATTCAGGGCTTAACTGACCTGGGCTTGCTGTCACAAAGCTTACCGGGCTACCTGAATTTGCCGTCAGAAAAGCAGCCGGATATTGATACATACCTGAAGGCTAACACCCCGAAAACCTTGTTACCGGGCCAGGTTAACTACTGGAGTAATTACCCGAAATTCTTCATCAGCCTGATGAAAAGTTTCTACGGTGATAAAGCCCAGAAAGAGAACGGCTGGGGCTACGACTGGTTACCTAAGTGGGATAAAGGCTACGACGTCTTGCAGTATTTCGAAATGATGTCGCAGGGCAAAGTGAATGGCTATATTTGCCAGGGCTTTAACCCGGTCGCATCGTTCCCGAACAAAAACAAAGTAGTGGCATCACTGTCGAAACTGAAATTCTTGGTGACTATTGACCCGCTCAATACTGAAACCGCGAATTTCTGGCAAAACCACGGTGAATTTAACGAGGTCGATCCATCGAAAATTCAAACGGAGGTATTTCGTTTACCATCCACCTGTTTTGCTGAAGAAAACGGTTCTATTGTTAACTCCAGCCGCTGGCTGCAATGGCACTGGAAAGGTGCTGATGCGCCGGGCGAAGCATTGAACGATGGCGCTATTTTGGCCGGTATCTTTAGTCGTCTGCGTGATATGTACCGCCGCGAAGGTGGTGCAGTGCCAGAGCAGGTGCTCAATATGACCTGGGATTATCTGACGCCAGACAATCCAGAGCCAGAAGAAGTGGCACAAGAAAGCAATGGTAAAGCGCTGGCCGATATTACCGATGCCGATGGCAAAGTTCTGGTCAAAAAGGGCGAGCAGCTCAGCACCTTTGCTCACCTGCGCGATGACGGCACTACCGCCAGTGGCTGTTGGATCTTTGCCGGTAGCTGGACACCAGCCGGTAACCAGATGGCACGGCGCGATAATGCTGATCCATCAGGTCTTGGCAATACGCTGGGCTGGGCATGGGCATGGCCGCTTAACCGTCGCATTCTGTACAACCGTGCGTCCGCTGACCCTCAGGGTAAACCTTGGGATCCGAAACGCCAGTTACTGGAGTGGGATGGTGCCAAATGGGGCGGCGTCGATATTCCAGATTACAGCGCTGCCGCGCCGGGTAGTGATGTCGGGCCGTTCATTATGCAGCCTGAAGGTATGGGGCGTCTGTTTGCCATCGACAAAATGGCAGAAGGGCCATTCCCGGAACACTATGAGCCATTCGAAACGCCGCTGGGCACTAACCCACTGCATCCGAATGTGATATCCAACCCAGCTGCGCGCGTCTTTAAAGATGACCTGGCTGCAATGGGTTCTCATGAGCAGTTCCCGTATGTCGGCACCACTTATCGTCTGACCGAGCATTTCCACTACTGGACTAAGCATGCGCTGCTCAATGCTATCGCTCAGCCAGAACAGTTTGTGGAAATTGGCGAAAAACTGGCGGCGAAAAAGGGCATTAAGCAGGGCGATACCGTGAAAGTCAGCTCCAACCGCGGCTACATCAAAGCCAAGGCAGTGGTGACCAAACGTATTCGTACGCTGAATGTTCATGGGCAGGAAGTTGACACTATTGGTATCCCGATCCACTGGGGTTACGAAGGGGTGGCGAAAAAAGGCTTTATTGCCAATACCCTGACACCGTTTGTCGGTGATGCTAATACGCAAACGCCAGAGTTTAAGGCGTTCCTGGTCAACGTGGAAAAGGTGTAA
- the fdhD gene encoding formate dehydrogenase accessory sulfurtransferase FdhD, with product MGYNFQGRIVSQIKPSDIDLSTEICGARQLNVLQRHHMAEPQLDWLAEEVPVALVYNGISHVVMMATPKDLEAFALGFSLSEGIITAPQEIYAIDVTPSCNGIEVNIELSSRRFAGLKERRRAMAGRTGCGVCGIEQLDDIFRPIAPLPFTQTFNLNQLDNALAQLKQVQTVGQLTGCTHAAAWINPQGELLGGCEDVGRHVALDKLLGVRAKQPWQQGAVLVSSRASYEMVQKTAMCGAEILFAVSAATTLAVEVAERCNLTLVGFSKPGRATVYTHPNRIQE from the coding sequence ATGGGTTATAACTTTCAGGGCCGCATAGTGAGCCAGATCAAACCTTCAGATATTGACCTCTCCACCGAAATTTGCGGTGCCAGGCAACTTAACGTGCTACAGCGCCATCACATGGCAGAACCGCAATTGGATTGGCTGGCAGAAGAAGTGCCGGTAGCGCTGGTATACAACGGCATTTCTCATGTGGTGATGATGGCGACCCCTAAGGATTTAGAGGCTTTCGCGCTGGGGTTTTCGTTGTCAGAAGGCATTATTACCGCGCCACAAGAAATCTATGCCATTGATGTCACACCCAGCTGTAATGGCATAGAAGTTAACATTGAACTCTCCAGCCGCCGTTTTGCAGGTTTAAAAGAACGCCGCCGAGCTATGGCTGGCCGCACTGGGTGTGGAGTTTGTGGTATCGAACAACTGGACGATATTTTCCGCCCCATCGCCCCCCTGCCTTTCACTCAGACCTTTAATTTGAATCAACTCGATAATGCGCTGGCACAGCTCAAACAAGTGCAAACAGTGGGTCAACTAACCGGCTGTACCCATGCTGCCGCCTGGATTAATCCTCAAGGCGAATTATTAGGTGGCTGTGAAGATGTGGGTCGTCATGTGGCGCTGGATAAGCTGCTGGGGGTTCGAGCTAAACAGCCGTGGCAGCAAGGCGCGGTGCTGGTTTCCAGCCGCGCCAGTTATGAGATGGTGCAGAAAACGGCTATGTGTGGAGCCGAGATTTTATTTGCTGTTTCAGCTGCAACAACCTTAGCAGTTGAGGTAGCCGAGCGGTGTAATCTCACCTTGGTTGGCTTCAGTAAACCCGGCCGGGCAACGGTGTATACCCACCCAAATCGGATTCAGGAATAG
- the sodA gene encoding superoxide dismutase [Mn], which translates to MSYSLPSLPYAYDALEPHFDKQTMEIHHTKHHQTYVNNANTVLESFPELAKFSVEDLIKDLDKVPAEKRTFMRNNAGGHANHSLFWKGLKLGTTLAGDLKAAIERDFGSVDSFKEKFEAAAATRFGSGWAWLVLKDDGKLAVVSTANQDSPLMGEAVSGASGFPIVGLDVWEHAYYLKFQNRRPDYIKAFWNVVNWDEAAARFAQAK; encoded by the coding sequence ATGAGTTACTCACTGCCATCCCTGCCTTATGCTTATGACGCCCTGGAACCACACTTCGATAAGCAGACGATGGAAATCCATCACACCAAACACCACCAAACCTATGTTAACAATGCAAACACGGTGTTGGAAAGCTTCCCTGAGCTGGCTAAATTCAGTGTTGAAGATCTGATCAAAGATCTGGACAAAGTCCCGGCTGAAAAACGTACCTTTATGCGTAATAACGCCGGTGGCCATGCTAACCACAGCTTGTTCTGGAAAGGCCTGAAACTGGGCACCACCTTAGCCGGTGACCTGAAAGCGGCTATTGAGCGCGACTTCGGCAGCGTTGACAGCTTCAAAGAGAAATTTGAAGCTGCTGCGGCAACACGTTTCGGTTCAGGCTGGGCCTGGCTGGTACTGAAAGACGACGGCAAACTGGCTGTTGTTTCGACTGCTAACCAAGACAGCCCGCTGATGGGTGAAGCTGTTTCTGGCGCATCAGGTTTCCCAATTGTGGGCCTGGATGTGTGGGAACACGCTTACTATCTGAAATTCCAAAACCGCCGCCCAGACTACATCAAAGCATTCTGGAACGTGGTTAACTGGGACGAAGCAGCCGCGCGCTTCGCTCAAGCTAAGTAA
- a CDS encoding methyl-accepting chemotaxis protein, which translates to MAAFSKVFGHFENVKVGKKLGLSFFLMLLLVGIIAGTTAYHFSVIEEHAYKVDLSYKINDEANQAKYNRALYERTYDLQYIKENSQHINNIKNLLTQSESLGWSENNRKTISSIADVVDEYLQQQSNFVNAVAHKDDVRKSWNISETQKNLNELQQSLLNEGADTNTQILLAEMNQKLMTVRYNARGLLLDRNQDAESSLITSINIANSAANAFMPVLSADQQKLLAPVISSLSIYKDNVLAYLPAYQQELEVGKVMEENANELNKLATHLFTQELQGTHDEINNAQLQLAIAAIAALILGLLISWRMTRQITVPLRTTLAMAERIATGDLTAATTSNRTDELGLLMNAVARMNENLRAMIDEIRIGVSQVSHASGEIAAGNTDLSSRTEQQAAAVEETAASMEQLNATVKQNADNAHHANQLATEASQTAQQGGKLVNDVVRTMNDISGSSKRISEITSVINSIAFQTNILALNAAVEAARAGEQGRGFAVVASEVRNLAQRSAQAAKEIEGLIGESVSQVNAGTSLVQNAGQTMEDIVRSVTHVRDIMAEIASASDEQSRGITQVSQAISEMDSTTQQNAALVEESAAAADSLAEQAILLAQAVAVFRLSEAETESVQSETTTPRATTPRPAPETNRSQQQDNWETF; encoded by the coding sequence ATGGCAGCATTTAGCAAAGTTTTTGGTCACTTTGAAAACGTGAAAGTCGGTAAAAAGCTGGGGTTAAGCTTTTTCCTGATGTTGTTATTGGTTGGGATCATCGCTGGTACCACCGCATATCATTTCTCCGTCATTGAAGAACATGCTTATAAAGTCGATTTGAGCTACAAAATTAATGATGAGGCTAATCAGGCGAAATATAACCGTGCGTTATATGAACGTACCTATGACCTGCAATATATTAAAGAAAACTCTCAACATATCAATAATATAAAAAATCTATTAACTCAAAGCGAAAGCCTTGGCTGGTCGGAAAACAACCGCAAGACAATCAGTAGCATTGCCGATGTGGTAGACGAATATCTGCAACAACAGAGCAATTTTGTTAATGCGGTGGCTCATAAGGACGATGTACGCAAAAGTTGGAATATTTCTGAAACCCAGAAGAACCTCAATGAGTTACAGCAAAGTTTGCTTAATGAGGGTGCTGATACCAACACCCAGATTCTGCTGGCGGAAATGAACCAAAAGTTAATGACCGTGCGCTATAACGCGCGAGGTTTATTACTGGATCGCAACCAGGATGCAGAGTCTTCATTGATTACCTCAATCAATATTGCCAACAGCGCGGCGAATGCTTTCATGCCGGTGCTATCAGCCGATCAGCAAAAACTATTAGCTCCAGTCATTTCCAGTCTCAGTATCTATAAAGACAACGTATTAGCCTATTTACCGGCATATCAGCAAGAGCTGGAAGTGGGTAAAGTGATGGAAGAGAATGCCAATGAATTAAATAAGTTGGCGACGCATTTGTTCACTCAAGAACTGCAAGGTACTCATGATGAAATCAATAATGCGCAATTGCAGCTAGCTATAGCAGCTATTGCGGCCCTGATATTGGGTTTACTGATTTCATGGCGCATGACCCGCCAGATTACTGTGCCACTGCGCACCACATTGGCGATGGCCGAGCGCATTGCCACTGGTGATTTAACCGCAGCAACCACCTCCAATCGTACGGATGAACTGGGCCTGCTGATGAATGCCGTCGCCCGAATGAATGAAAACCTGCGTGCCATGATTGACGAAATTCGCATTGGCGTCAGCCAGGTGTCTCATGCCTCCGGCGAGATTGCCGCTGGCAATACTGATTTATCATCCCGAACAGAGCAACAAGCAGCTGCGGTAGAAGAAACTGCCGCCAGTATGGAGCAGTTGAATGCTACGGTTAAACAGAATGCTGATAATGCCCACCATGCTAATCAGCTAGCGACGGAAGCATCACAAACCGCGCAGCAAGGCGGCAAGCTGGTTAACGATGTGGTACGCACCATGAACGATATTTCCGGCAGTTCTAAACGCATTTCTGAAATCACCTCAGTGATTAACAGTATTGCTTTCCAGACTAATATTCTGGCGCTGAATGCCGCAGTTGAAGCGGCGCGCGCCGGTGAACAAGGCCGCGGTTTTGCTGTGGTCGCGAGCGAAGTACGTAATTTGGCACAACGCAGTGCACAGGCAGCAAAAGAAATTGAAGGGTTGATTGGAGAGTCGGTGTCTCAAGTCAATGCCGGTACATCGTTGGTACAAAATGCGGGTCAAACTATGGAAGATATTGTCCGCTCAGTGACCCATGTACGCGATATCATGGCTGAAATTGCCTCTGCCTCAGATGAACAAAGCCGGGGTATCACCCAGGTGAGTCAGGCTATCTCGGAAATGGACAGCACCACTCAACAGAACGCCGCATTGGTGGAAGAGTCTGCCGCTGCCGCTGATTCACTGGCAGAACAAGCTATCTTACTGGCACAAGCGGTTGCCGTGTTCCGCCTGTCCGAAGCAGAAACTGAATCTGTTCAAAGCGAAACAACCACGCCACGGGCAACCACTCCACGCCCAGCGCCAGAGACGAACCGTAGCCAACAGCAGGATAACTGGGAAACCTTCTGA